The Paenibacillus tianjinensis genome has a window encoding:
- a CDS encoding Clo7bot family Cys-rich peptide, with product MKYIIDPKVGYELTYCFACSKQCNNKCNDQVGCSTLCISK from the coding sequence ATGAAATATATCATAGATCCAAAAGTTGGTTATGAACTGACTTATTGCTTTGCCTGTTCTAAACAATGTAACAACAAATGTAATGATCAAGTAGGATGTAGCACATTATGCATTAGTAAATAA
- a CDS encoding Clo7bot family Cys-rich peptide: MKFVVKPGQRWVEGYCLGCKNQCQNDCIKQCLDKKV, translated from the coding sequence ATGAAGTTTGTGGTAAAGCCTGGTCAGAGATGGGTAGAGGGATATTGCTTAGGATGCAAAAACCAATGCCAAAACGATTGCATAAAACAATGTTTGGATAAAAAGGTATAA
- a CDS encoding Clo7bot family Cys-rich peptide — MRYVVKPTKKDTLGYCLCSQCDHCDQCSSKCGSYKNNCLGYTVFV; from the coding sequence TTGAGGTATGTAGTCAAACCCACAAAAAAAGATACTCTGGGATACTGTCTTTGTTCACAATGTGATCATTGTGATCAGTGTAGCAGTAAGTGTGGCAGCTACAAGAATAATTGCCTTGGATATACGGTATTCGTCTAG